A genomic region of Daphnia magna isolate NIES unplaced genomic scaffold, ASM2063170v1.1 Dm_contigs196, whole genome shotgun sequence contains the following coding sequences:
- the LOC123467568 gene encoding uncharacterized protein LOC123467568, with translation MDKLRRNYVADICSRFVDDYLRQLDNFHSKGKSGRKIRLGEIVVIHDENSKRLMWPIGVVKELIPSRDGLVRSVMLKIPNGNLINRAIQSLHPTELREDRDEDIEIENPDPTQEPDEDPAPLVLTPEIEPAVRNVVPAAGETDNVVGEVEPDGTGSSGEYVGNVIAQQTTTTRSGRRTTAPAHLRDYCLRGPR, from the coding sequence ATGGATAAGCTCAGAAGAAATTACGTTGCCGATATCTGCTCCAGATTTGTGGACGACTATTTACGTCAACTGGACAACTTTCACTCCAAGGGGAAGTCCGGAAGAAAAATCCGCCTAGGAGAAATCGTCGTAATCCACGACGAAAACTCCAAACGTTTAATGTGGCCGATAGGAGTAGTTAAGGAATTAATACCTAGCCGTGACGGACTTGTTCGTTCCGTGATGCTTAAAATTCCCAACGGGAACCTCATTAATCGAGCAATTCAGTCCCTTCACCCCACAGAACTAAGAGAAGATCGAGATGAGGACATCGAGATTGAAAATCCGGATCCGACCCAGGAGCCGGATGAGGATCCAGCTCCACTTGTCCTAACACCGGAAATTGAGCCAGCGGTCAGAAATGTGGTACCGGCCGCCGGAGAGACGGACAACGTCGTCGGAGAAGTCGAGCCAGATGGTACGGGCTCTAGTGGGGAGTATGTTGGGAATGTAATCGCCCAACAGACGACGACAACCCGATCCGGCCGCCGGACGACTGCACCCGCGCATTTGCGCGACTATTGTCTCAGGGGCCCCCGATAG
- the LOC123466406 gene encoding uncharacterized protein LOC123466406 codes for MNPIKLRYRAQESLSGSPQHSSLKILEESSDSISLSFGGTGKAVLLVKPFRLDVYDEDQLVLSVNAKGLLYHHLHYSSMLPKLINFMIESINLKILEESSDSISLSFGGTGKAVLLVKPFRLDVYDEDQLVLSVNAKGLLYHHLHYSSMLPKLINFMIESIKFKGWSVTTVGNEVFSSNTISSSSSMLLPHYPGTVSTKQKGWSSLTVSPSSYGP; via the exons ATGAATCCTATCAAGTTACGTTATAGGGCACAGGAATCCCTTTCTGGAAGTCCACAGCATTCAAG TTTGAAAATCCTGGAGGAATCTAGTGATTCAATATCCCTTTCATTTGGCGGCACTGGCAAAGCTGTTCTGCTTGTCAAGCCATTTCGTCTTGATGTCTATGATGAAGACCAACTAGTCCTCTCTGTGAATGCAAAAGGCTTGCTGTACCATCACCTGCACTATTCGTCGATGCTTCCGaaattaataaatttcatGATTGAATCTATCAA TTTGAAAATCCTGGAGGAATCTAGTGATTCAATATCCCTTTCATTTGGCGGCACTGGCAAAGCTGTTCTGCTTGTCAAGCCATTTCGTCTTGATGTCTATGATGAAGACCAACTAGTCCTCTCTGTGAATGCAAAAGGCTTGCTGTACCATCACCTGCACTATTCGTCGATGCTTCCGaaattaataaatttcatGATTGAATCTATCAA GTTCAAAGGATGGTCAGTGACTACAGTTGGGAATGAGGTTTTCAGTTCTAATACTATTTCCTCCAGTAGTTCCATG TTATTACCTCATTATCCTGGTACCGTGTCCACAAAGCAAAAAGGATGGAGTTCTTTAACTGTGTCTCCTTCTTCCTATGGGCCTTGA